The proteins below come from a single Methanobacteriaceae archaeon genomic window:
- a CDS encoding methyltransferase, which translates to MLNYKGIYYQTHPKVYEPAEDTFLLAENLQVERKDRVLEIGTGTGIISILTSKLCRTVTATDINPHAIDCALKNIIANKSYNVELKKGNLFEPVEGEKFDLILFNTPYLPTSEDEKVNDELEAAWDGGKDGRKVIDQFLDDLRDHLNPGGRVQLVQSSLSDIDKTLQKLEDLGFESSVTAKKKCFFEEVVVITGKMK; encoded by the coding sequence ATGTTAAATTACAAAGGAATTTACTATCAAACTCATCCAAAGGTGTATGAACCGGCGGAAGATACCTTTTTATTAGCAGAAAATCTTCAAGTAGAACGAAAGGACCGTGTGCTGGAAATAGGAACTGGAACTGGAATTATCTCAATATTAACATCTAAACTATGCCGCACAGTTACTGCTACTGATATTAATCCCCATGCCATAGATTGTGCTTTAAAAAATATAATAGCCAACAAATCTTACAATGTGGAGTTAAAAAAAGGAAATTTATTCGAACCTGTTGAAGGTGAGAAATTCGACTTAATTTTATTTAATACACCCTACCTACCTACATCTGAAGATGAAAAAGTCAATGATGAACTGGAAGCTGCATGGGATGGTGGTAAAGATGGTAGAAAAGTTATTGATCAGTTTCTGGATGATTTAAGGGATCATCTTAACCCCGGAGGTAGAGTTCAACTGGTCCAGTCATCTCTGTCCGATATTGATAAAACACTGCAAAAATTAGAGGATTTGGGTTTCGAATCATCGGTT